One Fusarium falciforme chromosome 1, complete sequence genomic window carries:
- a CDS encoding Importin N-terminal domain-containing protein, with protein sequence MSFAIEVPGDANPLTLQSLYQTLQSATSTDYAQRQTAGQQLTSWELQPGYYSSLQAVYLDKSLAAEVRFLAVIQLKNGIDRYWRLYNQVKNSIKQDEKNLIRSRLFQGTIDEEHSNLALHNALVIAKVVRIDYPTEWPDAMGSITELLRSSRNGNQKHLHGTLQILLRVVKELGTARMRKSQTALQSVTPEITHVLTEIYAEKSTAWVGFLNGGAGTSDEADLAMLNSLFALKVLRRLVIMGYERPHGDKTVSDFWTLSQNQFGQLLNFVSHDSTVPAGYQDVVGKHLLQFTKLHIDMAEQHAASFAFLPDSLSLVHAYWDLVAKFAEVFDQSGGIRQGPAEAGTAKSKVEGPVLERLALKGLLLLRACVRIAFQHVQTFKWRSQETKAEQEQASLLVKTELLKPDLVVQIVNSIITHLLIFRKSDLEGWEEDPEEWEQQEQSEGNAYEWEVRPCAEKLFLDLLTHYKDLLVPPLLSYFQSAQNPQADIATKEAVYTAMGLAAAHVHHVFDFDAVLASTIVNDAQQQGPLCKVLRRRIAILVSQWAPVKLDDASRPIVYQIYRHFLNPDDEINDLVVRITAARQLRWIADELDFCVEAFLPYTSDVLSQLINLVQSVDVDETKLAILESIRILVTRMEEQVSQFGDQLMSALPTVWENSGAEEYMIKQAVTSIFAALVMSMGPSSQRYQHFMVPLLSEAARRGSDLHLHLIDESLELWNNILMQSNAPLAPEVVNLAELALPLLEYDSETASLALSVVESYILLSPASMLEDRLRRPTLSALSGVLDSRSREQVRLGTICVENLIRAAVELGGSTGVSYILQDMVEIGFMKKLLENLHNAWEAHQTTGPNRKVSKLSTVTENDYFAILGRLALAEPTLFTQMLTNMGSLDQVWGWLTSEWFSHLSSMDNIERQKLYLLGLTRLLELPSPMQELVLGKLQDYFDMWINVISELQDGVANGTDTLIWGALEPSEYDTPKIIAERNTTAKDPVHTVHAFEFVKMRLQDLVNRVGGEAAFQEQWAVNVDKDVLDKFQAMARAVQQ encoded by the exons ATGAGCTTCGCTATCGAGGTTCCCGGCGATGCGAACCCGCTGACCCTGCAGTCGCTCTACCAGACACTGCAGTCCGCCACTTCGACCGACTATGCGCAGCGCCAGACGGCGGGTCAACAGCTTACATCATGGGAGCTTCAACCAGGCTACTACTCCTCGTTGCAG GCCGTCTACCTCGACAAGTCTCTCGCCGCCGAAGTTCGCTTCCTAGCAGTAATCCAGCTTAAAAATGGCATCGATCGATATTGGCGGCTATATAACCAAGTCAAGAACAGCATCAAGCAAGACGAGAAGAACTTGATACGCTCGCGGTTGTTTCAGGGCACCATCGACGAGGAGCACTCAAACCTCGCCCTACACAATGCCCTCGTGATCGCCAAAGTGGTTCGGATCGACTATCCGACCGAATGGCCAGATGCTATGGGAAGTATCACTGAGCTGCTCCGCTCGTCTCGAAATGGCAACCAGAAGCACCTCCACGGCACACTACAGATCCTCCTTCGTGTGGTCAAAGAGCTAGGAACCGCCAGAATGCGAAAGAGTCAGACCGCTCTCCAGTCTGTCACGCCTGAAATCACCCATGTCCTGACAGAAATTTATGCCGAAAAGTCCACAGCGTGGGTGGGCTTTCTCAACGGTGGAGCAGGAACAAGTGATGAAGCAGACCTTGCCATGCTCAACAGCTTGTTTGCGCTCAAGGTGCTCCGTCGGCTCGTTATCATGGGATATGAGCGACCCCATGGCGACAAGACGGTTTCGGACTTCTGGACTTTGTCACAAAATCAGTTCGGCCAGCTGCTCAATTTCGTTAGCCACGACTCGACGGTCCCGGCCGGCTACCAGGATGTTGTTGGCAAGCACCTCCTCCAGTTCACCAAGCTACACATCGACATGGCGGAACAGCATGCCGCTAGCTTTGCGTTCCTTCCGGACTCGCTCTCCCTGGTACATGCGTACTGGGATCTCGTTGCCAAATTTGCTGAGGTCTTTGACCAGTCAGGGGGCATTCGGCAAGGACCAGCAGAGGCGGGCAcggccaagtccaaggtTGAGGGTCCTGTCTTGGAGAGGCTGGCTCTCAAgggtcttctcctgctccgaGCATGCGTTAGAATCGCGTTCCAGCATGTTCAGACCTTCAAGTGGAGAAGCCAGGAAACCAAGGCCGAGCAGGAGCAGGCTAGTCTGCTTGTCAAGACGGAACTGCTCAAGCCCGATCTTGTGGTTCAGATTGTCAACTCCATTATTACGCATCTGCTCATCTTCCGCAAGTCTGATCTGGAAGGCTGGGAAGAAGACCCTGAGGAATGGGAACAACAGGAACAGAGTGAAGGAAATGCCTATGAATGGGAGGTACGACCGTGTGCCGAGAAGCTgttccttgatctccttaCACACTACAAGGATCTGCTAGTGCCGCCTCTGTTGTCATACTTCCAGAGTGCTCAGAATCCCCAGGCAGACATTGCTACAAAGGAGGCTGTGTACACAGCAATGGGTCTGGCAGCTGCTCATGTACACCACGTCTTTGACTTTGATGCTGTACTAGCCTCAACTATCGTCAATGACGCTCAACAACAGGGGCCTTTGTGCAAGGTGTTGCGACGGCGGATCGCAATTCTTGTGAGCCAGTGGGCTCCTGTCAAGCTGGATGATGCCAGCCGGCCTATAGTTTACCAGATCTACCGCCATTTCCTCAACCCCGATGATGAGATCAACGACCTCGTCGTCAGAATCACGGCGGCCCGGCAACTACGCTGGATCGCTGATGAACTTGACTTTTGCGTCGAGGCATTCTTGCCCTATACGTCTGATGTCCTGTCGCAGCTCATCAACCTGGTGCAGAGTGTCGATGTGGATGAGACCAAGTTGGCAATCCTCGAGTCGATTCGAATATTGGTGACGCGAATGGAAGAGCAGGTGTCACAATTTGGAGACCAGCTCATGTCTGCCCTCCCTACGGTGTGGGAGAACTCTGGGGCTGAAGAATACATGATTAAGCAGGCCGTGACGTCCATTTTCGCAGCTCTTGTCATGAGTATGGGACCAAGCTCTCAGCGATATCAACATTTCATGGTTCCTCTGTTGTCTGAAGCAGCTCGCCGGGGATCAGATTTGCATCTTCACTTGATTGACGAGTCGCTTGAGCTGTGGAACAACATCCTCATGCAGAGCAACGCTCCTCTGGCTCCCGAGGTGGTTAACCTAGCCGAGCTGGCCCTCCCGCTTCTTGAATATGACAGCGAGACGGCCTCTTTGGCCCTCAGTGTGGTTGAGTCGTATATCCTCCTGTCTCCTGCATCCATGTTGGAGGACCGACTACGCCGTCCGACATTGAGCGCGCTCTCGGGTGTTTTGGATTCGAGAAGCCGAGAACAGGTCCGACTTGGCACAATCTGCGTCGAGAACCTCATCAGAGCTGCGGTGGAACTTGGTGGCTCGACTGGAGTGTCGTATATCTTGCAGGACATGGTCGAGATTGGATTCatgaagaagctcctcgagaacCTACACAATGCATGGGAAGCACACCAAACCACGGGACCGAATCGAAAGGTCAGCAAGCTCAGCACAGTTACCGAGAACGACTACTTTGCCATCCTGGGGCGGCTCGCGCTGGCCGAACCCACGCTTTTCACGCAGATGCTGACCAACATGGGTTCTCTGGACCAAGTCTGGGGCTGGCTCACCTCGGAGTGGTTCTCACATCTCTCGAGCATGGACAATATTGAGCGACAGAAGCTGTACCTGCTAGGGCTCACACGACTTCTAGAGCTGCCATCGCCGATGCAGGAACTTGTTCTGGGCAAGCTTCAGGACTACTTCGACATGTGGATCAATGTGATTTCAGAGCTACAGGACGGCGTGGCCAACGGCACCGATACGCTCATCTGGGGAGCACTGGAGCCGAGCGAATATGATACCCCCAAGATTATCGCGGAACGGAATACAACTGCCAAGGACCCAGTGCATACCGTTCACGCATTCGAGTTTGTAAAGATGCGACTGCAGGACCTGGTGAACCGGGTGGGCGGAGAGGCAGCGTTCCAAGAACAGTGGGCAGTCAATGTGGACAAGGACGTGCTGGACAAGTTTCAGGCAATGGCGAGGGCGGTACAGCAATGA
- a CDS encoding BHLH domain-containing protein, with translation MSSPNNKSAANGEGGVPNDEKPRLTEEEKKQNHIASGMKVRDVFVILLYIHLPFLNNLNLMRTHTEQKRRQAIREGFDRLTELVPGLEGQGRSEGLVLKRTVDYMREQLSERQAIIDRIEQAGGDVDEKHKRSGCHVTT, from the coding sequence ATGTCTTCTCCAAACAACAAATCAGCCGCGAATGGCGAGGGCGGGGTGCCCAACGATGAGAAACCGCGCCTCactgaagaggaaaagaagcagAACCACATCGCATCAGGTATGAAGGTCCGCGATGTTTTCGTGATACTCTTATACATTCATCTGCCTTTCCTGAACAATCTGAATCTAATGCGCACGCACACAGAGCAAAAGCGCCGGCAAGCCATCCGCGAAGGCTTTGATCGCCTGACGGAGCTGGTGCCCGGCCTCGAAGGTCAAGGAAGATCAGAAGGCTTGGTCCTCAAGCGGACAGTGGATTACATGCGCGAGCAGCTCTCAGAGAGGCAGGCGATTATCGATCGCATCGAGCAGGCTGGAGGCGATGTTGACGAGAAGCACAAGAGGTCTGGCTGCCATGTGACCACATGA
- a CDS encoding DUF3844 domain-containing protein: MKLTIGLSVALASFAAAAQQTAEQAARVYILRGSHPVEPTTSLTPSEARLILQQRLAPEGDGPSFRDIPASADKERIVSLVNKYGKASAPLFTKEQNATPQQLVVVVEGMPIFEYESFFGWIFHTEPDFTVSRSQEKIEQNNFYDLSIAKKHGCPLSKVVSKEGSCWNEQSTVATYDRSQDADHPVTFLGELPKLQKLAESGEMETTLVFLPQGSDATESEEQQELRRRQAETVMTSVEDAVESAAETSSVAENPIFSSIPSIVPSCFTSEDSCIQGTANCSGHGFCQNRYAKRDGSSDGKDACFSCHCLGTVSESGSVTHWAGGACSKKDISVQFWLFAGFTISMVVILYLAIGMLFSVGEEKLPGVIGAGVSKSK; encoded by the exons ATGAAGCTCACCATTGGGCTCAGTGTAGCCCTCGCCAGCTTTGCCGCTGCAGCTCAGCAGACCGCCGAGCAGGCCGCCCGTGTCTACATCCTACGCGGTTCGCATCCCGTGGAGCCAACTACGAGTCTCACCCCCAGCGAAGCCCGTCTTATCCTGCAGCAACGACTCGCTCCCGAGGGCGACGGTCCATCATTTCGCGACATCCCCGCCAGCGCCGATAAGGAGCGAATTGTCTCTTTGGTTAACAAATACGGCAAGGCCTCCGCGCCATTGTTTACAAAGGAGCAGAATGCGACGCCCCAGCAGCTTGTTGTTGTGGTTGAGGGAATGCCAATCTTCGAGTACGAATCGTTCTTTGGCTGGATCTTCCACACCGAGCCCGACTTTACAGTTTCGAGAAGCCAGGAGAAGATTGAGCAGAACAACTTTTATGACCtctccatcgccaagaaGCATGGTTGCCCCCTGAGCAAGGTCGTCAGCAAGGAGGGAAGCTGCTGGAATGAGCAGTCGACTGTCGCTACCTACGACAGGTCTCAG GATGCCGACCACCCGGTTACCTTCCTGGGTGAGCTCCCCAAGCTCCAGAAGCTTGCTGAGTCCGGCGAGATGGAGACCACCTTGGTTTTCCTTCCCCAGGGCTCAGATGCGACGGAATCCGAAGAACAACAGGAGCTGCGACGCCGACAGGCCGAGACTGTTATGACCTCGGTGGAGGATGCTGTCGAGTCGGCTGCCGAAACCTCGTCGGTTGCTGAGAaccccatcttctcctcaatTCCCTCCATTGTGCCCTCCTGCTTCACGTCTGAGGACAGCTGCATCCAGGGCACTGCCAACTGCTCTGGCCATGGCTTCTGCCAGAACAGATACGCCAAGCGAGATGGTTCTTCTGATGGCAAGGATGCTTGCTTCAGCTGCCACTGCCTAGGCACAGTTAGCGAGAGCGGCAGCGTTACCCACTGGGCTGGCGGCGCATGCTCCAAGAAGGACATCAGTGTCCAGTTCTGGCTCTTTGCTGGCTTCACCATCTCTATGGTCGTTATTCTGTACCTGGCTATCGGCATGCTGTTCAGCGTTGGTGAGGAGAAGCTTCCCGGTGTGATTGGAGCTGGTgtgtccaagtccaagtaa
- a CDS encoding Threonine--tRNA ligase, whose protein sequence is MIRSRTARAALAASVKRPWTCPACLSRRRLYSQKPERREPPDHRKLGLQQELFISSIYSPGSPIFLPNGARIFNRLVDFLRKQYVRYGFEEVITPTIYKKSLWAKSGHLENYADDMYAVRGNTEQPPAEHDGCCGSHPENLKPEEEEEGDYGLKPMNCPGHCLIFASKRHSYRDLPIRYADFSPLHRNEISGALSGLTRVRRFHQDDGHIFCRPCQVEEEIKKTLDFVKVVYTVLRFGASYRLALSTRPKDHYIGTEEEWAQAENALKRALDASGMEWGVKEGDGAFYGPKIDIVLTDSDGKEHQTATIQLDFQLPKRFELEYQAPAPEYEARGETTEDPALLAEYGPVRPVMIHRAVLGSVERLMALLIEKYDGKWPFWLNPRQAIILTVNTSTPVLDWAEHVRDVLVGHNKQVYEQLEAGTLPGQENVFRPTGLAVDIDTTARPLGAKIKEARTNGYGQILVVGDEDVKNKQVALGRERISPEDLRERLKTMVDTFE, encoded by the coding sequence ATGATACGCTCAAGAACCGCTCGAGCGGCTCTCGCAGCATCCGTAAAACGACCGTGGACATGTCCTGCCTGCCTctctcgccgccgcctctACTCGCAAAAACCCGAAAGGCGCGAACCGCCTGACCACCGCAAGCTCGGTCTCCAGCAAGAACTGTTCATCAGCTCTATTTACAGCCCCGGCTCTCCTATATTCCTCCCGAACGGTGCGCGGATATTCAACCGACTCGTCGATTTTCTCCGGAAACAATACGTTCGGTATGGCTTCGAGGAGGTCATCACCCCGACCATCTACAAAAAGTCGCTGTGGGCGAAATCGGGACACTTGGAGAATTATGCGGATGATATGTACGCTGTGAGGGGAAATACGGAGCAGCCGCCTGCGGAGCATGATGGGTGCTGTGGGAGTCATCCAGAGAATCTGAAgccggaagaggaggaagagggcgatTATGGCCTGAAGCCGATGAATTGCCCTGGCCACTGCCTCATCTTTGCCTCGAAACGACACAGCTATCGAGACCTTCCCATTCGTTATGCCGACTTTAGTCCTCTCCATCGCAACGAAATCTCTGGAGCCCTTAGTGGGCTGACTCGGGTCCGACGTTTCCACCAGGACGATGGACATATCTTTTGCCGGCCATGCCaagttgaggaggagatcaagaagacgctcgactttgtcaaggTCGTCTATACTGTCCTGCGATTTGGCGCAAGCTATCGACTGGCACTCTCTACACGACCAAAGGATCACTATATTGGCACTGAGGAGGAGTGGGCACAAGCTGAGAACGCATTGAAGCGAGCGCTTGATGCGTCAGGCATGGAGTGGGGAGTCAAGGAGGGAGACGGTGCTTTCTATGGTCCGAAGATTGACATTGTTCTCACTGATTCCGACGGTAAGGAGCACCAGACGGCCACTATCCAACTGGACTTCCAGCTTCCCAAGCGATTCGAGCTTGAATACCAAGCTCCTGCTCCCGAGTATGAAGCTCGGGGTGAGACAACGGAAGACCCTGCTCTTCTCGCCGAGTACGGACCTGTTCGCCCCGTCATGATCCACCGAGCCGTTTTGGGCTCTGTTGAGCGTCTGATGGCGCTCTTGATTGAAAAGTACGATGGCAAGTGGCCCTTCTGGCTCAACCCTCGCCAGGCCATCATCCTCACAGTCAACACCTCTACACCTGTCCTTGACTGGGCTGAGCATGTGCGCGACGTATTGGTTGGACACAACAAGCAAGTCTatgagcagctcgaggcggGCACACTGCCCGGTCAAGAGAATGTCTTTCGACCGACAGGACTGGCTGTGGACATTGACACTACAGCGCGGCCCCTGggcgccaagatcaaggaggccCGAACCAATGGGTATGGCCAGATCTTGGtggttggagatgaagatgtcAAGAACAAGCAGGTTGCCTTGGGGAGGGAGAGAATATCACCAGAAGATCTGCGCGAGAGGTTAAAAACCATGGTAGACACGTTTGAATAG
- a CDS encoding PKS-ER domain-containing protein, with protein MRGIQIKEYLKSPDQLVVSDLPDPAPKDDAYLIQVHAAAANFFDILQIQGKYQNQPPFPWVAGAEFAGTVISAPRNSPNPKFPPGSRVFGASQGAFATKLCAPEESLLPVPDGWSFQEAAGLFVTAPTSYGALVVRAGVKKGDYVLVHAAAGGVGLAAVQVAKAFGATVIATASTQHKLDIAKSFGADHVVSYNDPSWPAKVKALTPKSRGVDIVYDPVGLVDLSTKCTAWNGRILIIGFAAGKIEKVAMNKVLLKNISLVGLHWGAYSVHEREMIPKVWQGIMDLVKEGKLRGTEYTDQEFVGLENIGPALKALGGRGTWGKVVVKIPEEGQSKL; from the exons ATGCGTGGCATCCAGATCAAAGAGTACCTCAAG AGCCCTGATCAGCTCGTAGTATCAGACCTCCCCGACCCCGCCCCTAAAGACGACGCCTATCTCATCCAGGTccacgccgccgccgccaacttCTTTGACATTCTCCAGATTCAGGGCAAATACCAGAATCAGCCTC CCTTCCCCTGGGTTGCTGGCGCCGAGTTTGCAGGCACCGTCATCTCCGCTCCGCGCAACAGTCCCAACCCCAAGTTCCCACCCGGCTCCCGCGTCTTTGGCGCTTCGCAGGGCGCTTTTGCGACTAAGCTCTGTGCCCCTGAGGAGTCCCTTCTCCCTGTGCCAGACGGATGGTCGTTTCAAGAGGCGGCAGGTCTGTTTGTCACAGCACCGACGAGCTATGGCGCCCTGGTCGTGAGAGCAGGCGTCAAGAAGGGTGATTACGTGCTCGTCCATGCCGCCGCTGGAGGTGTTGGTCTTGCAGCCGTACAAG TGGCCAAGGCCTTCGGAGCAACCGTCATTGCCACAGCCTCAACCCAGCACAAGCTCGACATTGCCAAGTCCTTCGGCGCCGACCACGTCGTCTCCTACAACGACCCCTCGTGGcccgccaaggtcaaggccctgACACCCAAGTCCCGTGGCGTCGACATTGTCTACGACCCCGTGGGCCTCGTCGACCTCTCGACAAAGTGCACCGCCTGGAACGGCCGCATTCTCATTATTGGCTTCGCCGCTGGCAAGATTGAAAAGGTGGCCATGAACAAGGTCCTGCTCAAGAACATCTCTCTTGTTGGCCTGCACTGGGGCGCCTACTCGGTCCACGAGAGGGAAATGATACCCAAGGTCTGGCAGGGCATCATGGACCTCGTTAAGGAGGGTAAGCTGAGAGGCACCGAGTATACAGACCAAGAGTTTGTAGGTTTGGAGAACATTGGCCCTGCCTTGAAGGCTCTAGGAGGACGCGGCACCTGGGGCAAGGTCGTCGTCAAGATACCCGAAGAGGGACAGAGCAAGCTGTAG